Proteins encoded by one window of Seriola aureovittata isolate HTS-2021-v1 ecotype China chromosome 4, ASM2101889v1, whole genome shotgun sequence:
- the si:ch211-105f12.2 gene encoding RIMS-binding protein 2-like — MEMSLELDVLIYPDEVRIPTPEELAEWELETASQVSIPTVRLFVALYPYNPAAMSPNHETAAEELPFVPGQIIKVFGDKDSDGFYHGESGGLSGYVPSNMVAEIPVDDEYLKHVLMQQGFLPVDHTGMSLTPDMSDVASIPEDVVVRRMVALFDYDPWENSPNMDSEVELGFRSGDIIYVMGDMDQDGFYYGDLHGRRGLVPSNFLQPLPWD; from the exons ATGGAGATGAGTCTGGAGCTGGATGTTTTGATATACCCAGATGAAGTGAGGATTCCTACTCCGGAGGAACTCGCAGAATGGGAACTTGAGACTGCGAGCCAGGTGTCCATACCTACCGTCCGACTCTTCGTGGCACTTTACCCATACAACCCTGCTGCGATGTCTCCCAACCATGAGACGGCTGCAGAGGAGCTGCCTTTTGTTCCAGGCCAGATAATCAAG GTGTTTGGAGACAAAGACTCTGATGGTTTCTATCATGGGGAGTCCGGTGGACTCTCTGGTTATGTGCCAAGTAATATGGTGGCTGAGATCCCAGTGGATGATGAGTACCTGAAGCATGTACTCATGCAGCAGGGATTCCTCCCTGTGGACCACACAG GTATGTCTTTAACGCCTGATATGAGCGACGTAGCCAGTATCCCTGAGGACGTGGTTGTTCGACGAATGGTGGCCTTATTTGACTATGATCCCTGGGAAAATTCGCCCAACATGGACAGTGAA GTTGAACTTGGCTTTCGTTCAGGAGACATCATATATGTGATGGGTGACATGGATCAAGATGGATTTTACTAT GGGGATCTGCACGGACGACGGGGTTTGGTTCCATCAAACTTCCTGCAGCCTCTACCCTGGGATTAG
- the ywhag2 gene encoding 14-3-3 protein gamma-B yields the protein MVDREQLVQKARLAEQAERYDDMAAAMKSVTELNEALSNEERNLLSVAYKNVVGARRSSWRVISSIEQKTSADGNEKKIEMVRAYREKIEKELEAVCQDVLNLLDNFLIKNCSDTQHESKVFYLKMKGDYYRYLAEVATGEKRATVVESSEKAYNEAHEISKEHMQPTHPIRLGLALNYSVFYYEIQNAPEQACHLAKTAFDDAIAELDTLNEDSYKDSTLIMQLLRDNLTLWTSDQQDDEGGEGNN from the exons ATGGTTGATCGCGAGCAGCTGGTGCAGAAAGCCAGGCTGGCTGAACAGGCTGAGAGATATGATGATATGGCAGCCGCTATGAAATCG GTAACAGAGCTGAACGAGGCCCTGTCCAATGAGGAGAGGAACCTCTTGTCTGTGGCCTACAAGAATGTGGTCGGCGCCCGCCGCTCCTCCTGGAGGGTGATCTCCAGCATTGAGCAGAAGACCTCGGCCGACGGCAATGAGAAGAAGATTGAAATGGTCAGGGCCTACCGGGAGAAGATTGAGAAGGAGCTGGAGGCTGTGTGCCAGGACGTGCTCAACCTCCTGGACAACTTCCTGATCAAGAACTGCAGCGACACGCAGCATGAGAGCAAGGTGTTCTACCTGAAGATGAAGGGCGACTATTACCGGTACCTGGCGGAGGTGGCCACTGGGGAGAAGAGAGCCACCGTGGTGGAGTCGTCGGAGAAGGCCTACAACGAGGCACACGAGATCAGCAAGGAGCACATGCAGCCCACCCACCCCATCCGCCTGGGCCTGGCTCTCAACTACTCTGTGTTTTACTACGAGATCCAGAACGCCCCGGAGCAGGCCTGTCATCTGGCCAAGACCGCCTTCGACGACGCCATTGCCGAGCTCGACACCCTCAACGAGGACTCCTACAAAGACTCCACTCTCATCATGCAGCTGCTCCGAGACAACTTGACACTGTGGACAAGTGACCAGCAGGATGACGAGGGAGGGGAGGGCAACAATTAA
- the camkk1b gene encoding calcium/calmodulin-dependent protein kinase kinase 1b, which yields MSADTVCRGELDSEHHGELADLLAAMNVAANRMTPPNGSRPGAPRTTSSHRARLSDRKLSLQERGSRMARQPTIETKRVSITDADDCVQLNQYKLKEEIGKGSYGVVKLAYNEDSEQYYAMKVVSKKRLMRQCGFFRRLTPQGSNSQQLDPFPKAVLPLEKVYKEIAILKKLDHHNVVKLVEVLDDPDDDGLHMAFELVPKGPVMEVPTDDPFTEEQARFYFRDIVLGIEYLHYHKIVHRDIKPSNLLLGDDGHVKIADFGVSNEFEGTDALLSSTAGTPAFMAPEMMAEHEQSFSGKALDVWAMGVTLYCFVFGKCPFYDEYIVSLHNKIKNKPVDFPETPLISNELKELIGWMLDKNPETRITIPEIKLHPWVTENGSNPLPLEEEHCTAVEVTEEEVQNSIKLIPSLSAVILVKSMLRKRSFSNPFEYQGRRAERSMSAPGGLLTGSWGLLGSSPQLHPSLRKVSNEGSREGELEDLYEDDTFTECTD from the exons ATGAGTGCCGACACTGTCTGCAGAGGAGAGCTGGACTCTGAGCACCACGGGGAGCTGGCCGACTTGTTGGCAGCCATGAACGTGGCCGCCAACCGCATGACCCCGCCTAATGGCTCCAGGCCGGGTGCTCCGAGGACCACCAGCTCTCACAGAGCTCGACTCTCCGACAGGAAGCTGTCTCTGCAGGAGCGAGGGAGCCGCATGGCCCGACAGCCCACCATTGAGACCAAACGTGTGTCCATCACAGATGCTGAT GACTGTGTCCAGCTCAACCAGTATAAGCTGAAGGAAGAGATTGGAAAG GGTTCGTATGGAGTGGTGAAGTTAGCTTATAATGAAGATTCTGAACAGTACTAT GCAATGAAAGTTGTTTCAAAGAAGAGGCTGATGAGGCAGTGTGGATTTTTTC GCCGCCTGACTCCTCAAGGATCAAACTCGCAGCAGCTGGATCCGTTCCCTAAAGCCGTGTTGCCTCTGGAGAAAGTCTACAAGGAGATTGCCATCCTGAAGAAACTGGACCATCATAATGTTGTTAAACTGGTGGAG GTGCTTGATGATCCCGATGATGATGGACTTCACATGG CCTTCGAATTGGTGCCAAAAGg CCCGGTGATGGAGGTGCCTACAGACGACCCTTTCACAGAGGAGCAGGCTCGCTTTTACTTCAGAGACATCGTCCTGGGAATAGAGTACT TACACTACCACAAGATCGTCCACAGAGACATTAAACCCTCCAACCTGCTGCTGGGGGACGACGGCCACGTCAAGATCGCCGACTTTGGTGTGAGCAACGAGTTCGAGGGGACGGACGCCCTCCTGTCGAGCACGGCGGGGACACCGGCCTTCATGGCCCCAGAGATGATGGCCGAGCACGAGCAGAGCTTCAGCGGAAAG GCATTAGACGTGTGGGCGATGGGAGTCACACtttactgttttgtgtttgggaAG TGCCCTTTTTATGATGAATACATTGTCTCTCTGCACAACAAAATCAAGAACAAACCAGTGGACTTTCCAGAGAC GCCACTGATTAGTAATGAACTGAAGGAGCTCATTGGATGGATGTTGGATAAAAACCCAGAAACAAGAATCACCATCCCTGAAATTAAG ctACATCCCTGGGTGACAGAGAACGGCTCGAATCCTCTCCCTCTGGAGGAGGAGCACTGCACGGCGGTGGAGGTcactgaggaggaggtgcagaaCAGCATCAAACTCATCCCCAGCCTTTCCGCTGTG ATTCTGGTGAAGTCCATGCTGAGGAAGCGATCTTTCAGTAATCCCTTTGAGTATCAGGGCAGACGGGCAGAGAGGTCCATGTCTGCCCCTGGAGGTCTTCTTAC TGGTTCTTGGGGCTTATTGGGGTCTTCGCCTCAGCTTCATCCTTCCTTGAG GAAAGTCAGCAACGAGGGGAGCAGAGAAGGAGAGTTGGAGGACTTGTATGAAGATGACACATTTACAGAGTGTACAGATTAA